From Triticum aestivum cultivar Chinese Spring unplaced genomic scaffold, IWGSC CS RefSeq v2.1 scaffold135002, whole genome shotgun sequence, a single genomic window includes:
- the LOC123177492 gene encoding F-box protein At2g02240 yields the protein MTTSAKCRVLTSRSLRIANNQPQYWKWISPPDSSSRFAECAELLSVYFLAVIGEIPPRDLSAGTSYAVYLVYKLARTTYGLRGSVQTSSLRLHGERIVPGSTRGVSLHPEGRGSANDITYPDARGDGWLELRLAEFENDDEMLTERGVIVDIREENDSVQKKGLIIGGMEFRSN from the exons ATGACAACAAGCGCCAAGTGCAGGGTGCTGACATCGAGATCACTACGGATTGCCAACAATCAGCCCCAGTACTGGAAATGGATTTCTCCTCCAGATTCGTCTTCCAG GTTTGCCGAATGTGCGGAGCTCCTGAGTGTGTACTTTCTCGCCGTCATCGGAGAGATCCCGCCGAGAGACCTCTCCGCCGGCACAAGCTATGCAGTTTACCTTGTGTACAAGCTGGCGAGAACCACCTATGGCCTGAGGGGCTCCGTGCAGACATCGTCGCTCAGGCTCCACGGCGAGAGGATTGTCCCCGGCAGCACCCGCGGGGTCAGCCTCCACCCCGAAGGGCGTGGGTCAGCCAATGATATTACCTACCCCGACGCGAGGGGCGACGGCTGGCTGGAGCTCAGGTTGGCCGAGTTCGAAAACGACGACGAGATGCTCACGGAGAGGGGGGTGATCGTGGATATCCGTGAGGAGAACGACAGCGTCCAGAAGAAAGGCCTCATCATTGGGGGCATGGAGTTTAGGAGCAACTAG